A single window of Streptomyces aquilus DNA harbors:
- a CDS encoding tetratricopeptide repeat protein, with amino-acid sequence MGEIADFDALRRAMAENGEQPEGPARNARAEQLLAEAEKLNIPLAVIEALGHQLKVYNYSSEKDKMFVPFARLLRMWDERPEDFDEYETHSLHWVFKWMSSGMLDQPHIPLASIEKWLGEMEHRYRLAGHSERAVRSVEFTVAAHVGDTARAERAFTAWLAADRDAMADCHACELNGQGWWRAEQGRDAEALRLWAPVLEGEFTCAHEPHTVLASSLVPLLRLRRLDEARANHLRGFRLVRAMESMRSAYADHVEFCALTGNEARGLELLAERPAYFTDTGHPRGKLEFLSVVTLLMDRLTGLGLGGRQVPGPAGRTWTARELAAHARAEALDLAAQFDRRNGTTHVSDRARARMAQEPLVERLPLGVRAARQATAPAAPPPPPAPETDLTALIAEARRLSDGLQPNAVEAWAAVARAAEGVELDPRDQAEIVDHRAMDLGPAGLDLFEHAAELYAAAGDPGEALAARTRGAFMRALAGDVEGALAAVAGPYDEALALYSEDGTGVRQTASVLMGRARILLRRVQAAEEEGAVPESVLAEAEAAVREVLALVDGRAGEDVRLGSRDAEARAMLAELAAYAGDLPRAAGLFARAAEGFVAAGLPWFAVEYQARLAGLAHHLGDIGQAEWALRAALTHGEPYLEATGRAQLHLQLAEVLGGTGQPEEAAEQALEAAHWADEAGAGPTLGAWARHLLGGFLLRQGRWAEAAAVLESALPDLSVDTHGDAAVVQAQWWLGDCLSELGEHREAAEHRLRAAELAREWPEQQDHATLAHLAGESLGQAGLPDEADRAYTRAGELWREVGDVHGLVRSLRARAWLALRAEGGQDEARELMAEAVRECGEALGADSVADEARQRLVAELGHTHRQYGDLLARSAAEDAEDETIQAALEDALAQMTEAIVVFASLGDDALHSRTGAELAAGWLEADLSRPDRAAARARAVLAAYEDYEPYEARGAYDEGEDDETAQARCAEAQQMLQVLDD; translated from the coding sequence ATGGGGGAGATCGCGGACTTCGACGCACTGCGCCGGGCGATGGCGGAGAACGGCGAGCAGCCGGAGGGCCCCGCCCGCAACGCGCGCGCGGAGCAGCTGCTGGCCGAGGCCGAGAAGCTGAACATCCCGCTCGCCGTGATCGAGGCGCTCGGACACCAGCTGAAGGTCTACAACTACAGCTCCGAGAAGGACAAGATGTTCGTCCCCTTCGCGCGCCTGCTGCGCATGTGGGACGAGCGGCCCGAGGACTTCGACGAGTACGAGACCCACTCGCTGCACTGGGTCTTCAAGTGGATGTCGTCCGGGATGCTCGACCAGCCGCACATCCCGCTCGCCTCGATAGAGAAGTGGCTCGGCGAGATGGAGCACCGCTACCGGCTCGCCGGGCACTCCGAACGGGCGGTGCGCAGCGTCGAGTTCACCGTGGCCGCGCATGTCGGGGACACCGCGCGCGCGGAGCGGGCGTTCACCGCGTGGCTGGCCGCCGACCGGGACGCCATGGCCGACTGCCACGCGTGCGAGCTGAACGGGCAGGGCTGGTGGCGGGCGGAGCAGGGCCGGGACGCGGAGGCGCTGCGGCTGTGGGCGCCGGTCCTGGAGGGCGAGTTCACCTGCGCGCACGAGCCGCACACGGTCCTCGCCTCCTCCCTGGTCCCGCTGCTGCGGCTGCGCCGTCTGGACGAGGCGCGGGCCAACCATCTGCGGGGCTTCCGGCTGGTGCGGGCCATGGAGAGCATGCGCTCCGCGTACGCCGACCATGTGGAGTTCTGCGCGCTGACCGGCAACGAGGCCCGCGGTCTGGAGCTGCTCGCGGAGCGCCCGGCGTACTTCACGGACACCGGGCATCCGCGCGGCAAGCTGGAGTTCCTGAGCGTGGTGACGCTGCTCATGGACCGGCTGACCGGCCTCGGTCTGGGCGGCCGCCAGGTGCCGGGACCGGCCGGCCGGACGTGGACGGCCCGCGAACTCGCGGCACACGCGCGTGCGGAGGCCCTGGACCTGGCCGCCCAGTTCGACCGGCGCAACGGCACGACGCACGTCAGCGACCGGGCACGCGCGCGTATGGCACAGGAACCGCTGGTCGAGCGGCTGCCGTTGGGCGTGCGCGCCGCCCGCCAGGCCACCGCCCCGGCCGCGCCGCCCCCGCCCCCCGCACCGGAGACCGACCTCACCGCCCTGATCGCCGAGGCGCGCCGCCTCTCCGACGGCCTCCAGCCGAACGCCGTGGAGGCGTGGGCGGCGGTCGCGCGGGCCGCGGAGGGCGTCGAGCTCGACCCGCGCGACCAGGCGGAGATCGTCGACCACCGGGCGATGGACCTGGGCCCCGCGGGCCTCGACCTGTTCGAGCACGCCGCCGAGCTCTACGCGGCGGCGGGCGATCCGGGAGAGGCGCTCGCGGCACGCACGCGTGGGGCGTTCATGCGGGCCCTCGCCGGTGACGTGGAGGGCGCCCTGGCCGCGGTCGCGGGGCCGTACGACGAGGCCCTCGCCCTGTACTCCGAGGACGGCACCGGCGTACGGCAGACGGCGTCGGTGCTGATGGGGCGGGCGCGGATCCTGCTGCGGCGGGTGCAGGCGGCCGAGGAGGAGGGCGCCGTGCCGGAGTCGGTGCTGGCCGAGGCCGAGGCCGCCGTCCGGGAGGTGCTCGCGCTCGTCGACGGGCGGGCCGGCGAGGACGTACGGCTCGGCTCGCGGGACGCCGAGGCGCGGGCCATGCTCGCCGAGCTGGCGGCGTACGCCGGGGACCTGCCGAGGGCCGCCGGGCTGTTCGCGCGGGCCGCGGAGGGGTTCGTGGCGGCGGGGCTGCCGTGGTTCGCGGTGGAGTACCAGGCCAGGCTGGCCGGGCTCGCCCACCATCTCGGCGACATCGGGCAGGCCGAGTGGGCGCTGCGGGCGGCGCTGACGCACGGCGAACCGTATCTGGAGGCCACCGGACGGGCCCAGCTGCACCTCCAGCTCGCCGAGGTGCTCGGCGGCACGGGACAGCCCGAGGAGGCCGCCGAGCAGGCCCTGGAGGCGGCGCACTGGGCCGACGAGGCCGGTGCCGGACCCACGCTCGGCGCCTGGGCACGGCATCTGCTCGGCGGGTTCCTGCTGCGGCAGGGCCGGTGGGCCGAGGCGGCGGCGGTGCTGGAGTCGGCGCTGCCCGACCTGAGCGTCGACACGCACGGCGACGCCGCGGTCGTCCAGGCGCAGTGGTGGCTCGGCGACTGTCTGAGCGAGCTCGGCGAACACCGTGAGGCCGCCGAGCACCGCCTCCGGGCCGCCGAGCTGGCCCGGGAGTGGCCCGAACAGCAGGACCACGCGACGCTGGCCCACCTCGCCGGCGAGTCCCTCGGCCAGGCGGGGCTGCCCGACGAGGCCGACCGGGCGTACACGCGCGCGGGCGAGCTGTGGCGCGAGGTCGGTGACGTGCACGGCCTGGTCCGCTCGCTGCGCGCCCGCGCGTGGCTGGCGCTGCGCGCGGAGGGCGGGCAGGACGAGGCCCGGGAGCTGATGGCGGAGGCGGTGCGGGAGTGCGGGGAGGCGCTGGGCGCGGACTCCGTGGCCGACGAGGCCCGCCAGCGGCTCGTCGCCGAACTCGGGCACACCCATCGGCAGTACGGCGACCTGCTCGCCCGTTCGGCCGCCGAGGACGCGGAGGACGAGACGATCCAGGCCGCCCTGGAGGACGCCCTCGCCCAGATGACGGAGGCCATCGTGGTGTTCGCGTCCCTCGGTGACGACGCCCTGCACAGCCGCACCGGCGCCGAGCTCGCCGCGGGCTGGCTGGAGGCCGACCTCAGCCGCCCGGACCGCGCGGCGGCACGCGCGCGTGCGGTGCTGGCGGCGTACGAGGACTACGAGCCGTACGAGGCCCGGGGGGCGTACGACGAAGGCGAGGACGACGAGACGGCACAGGCGCGCTGCGCGGAGGCCCAGCAGATGCTCCAGGTGCTGGACGACTAG
- the rsmD gene encoding 16S rRNA (guanine(966)-N(2))-methyltransferase RsmD, which translates to MTRVIAGAAGGRRLAVPPGNGTRPTSDRAREGLLSTWQSLLGGPLDGERVLDLYAGSGAVGLEALSRGASHTLLVEADARAARTIRENVKSLGLPGAEVRAGKAEQIIQQPAPTEPYDIVFLDPPYRVTDHDLREILLTLRSGGWLAAEALVTVERSTRGGEFGWPDGFEALRSRRYGEGTFWYGRAASTCEDAR; encoded by the coding sequence ATGACCCGCGTAATCGCCGGCGCCGCCGGCGGCCGCCGCCTGGCAGTCCCGCCGGGCAACGGAACCCGCCCCACCTCCGACCGCGCGCGCGAGGGTCTCCTCTCCACCTGGCAGTCCCTCCTGGGCGGCCCCTTGGACGGCGAGCGTGTCCTCGACCTCTACGCCGGATCGGGCGCCGTCGGCCTCGAAGCCCTCTCCCGCGGCGCGAGCCACACCCTCCTCGTCGAGGCCGACGCCCGCGCCGCCCGCACCATCCGCGAGAACGTCAAGAGCCTCGGCCTCCCCGGCGCCGAGGTCAGGGCGGGCAAAGCGGAGCAGATCATCCAGCAGCCGGCGCCGACCGAGCCGTACGACATCGTCTTCCTCGACCCGCCGTACCGAGTCACAGATCACGATCTTCGGGAGATTCTCCTCACACTCCGCTCGGGGGGCTGGCTCGCGGCGGAGGCGCTCGTCACCGTGGAGCGCAGCACCAGAGGCGGTGAATTCGGGTGGCCGGACGGTTTTGAAGCACTCCGGTCCCGTCGTTACGGCGAGGGAACGTTTTGGTACGGTCGCGCCGCCTCTACGTGCGAAGACGCACGATGA
- the coaD gene encoding pantetheine-phosphate adenylyltransferase — protein sequence MRRAVCPGSFDPITNGHLDIISRASRLYDEVYVAVMINKSKKGLFEVDERIELIREVTAEYGNVKVESFHGLLVDYCKQRDIPAIVKGLRAVSDFDYELQMAQMNNGLSGVETLFVPTNPTYSFLSSSLVKEVATWGGDIAHLVPPVVLEALNERLRKD from the coding sequence GTGCGCCGCGCCGTCTGTCCCGGGTCGTTCGACCCGATCACCAACGGACATCTCGACATCATTTCCCGCGCCTCCCGTCTGTACGACGAGGTCTACGTCGCGGTCATGATCAACAAGTCCAAGAAGGGCCTGTTCGAGGTCGACGAGCGGATCGAACTGATCCGCGAGGTCACCGCCGAGTACGGGAACGTGAAGGTCGAGTCCTTCCACGGCCTCCTCGTCGACTACTGCAAGCAGCGCGACATCCCCGCGATCGTCAAGGGCCTGCGCGCGGTCAGCGACTTCGACTACGAACTCCAGATGGCCCAGATGAACAACGGGCTGTCCGGCGTGGAGACCCTGTTCGTCCCCACCAACCCCACCTACAGCTTCCTGTCCTCCTCGCTCGTCAAGGAGGTCGCCACCTGGGGCGGCGACATCGCCCACCTGGTGCCGCCGGTGGTGCTGGAGGCCCTCAACGAGCGCCTGCGCAAGGACTGA
- a CDS encoding DAK2 domain-containing protein, whose amino-acid sequence MAQVPQTFFDALAVRTWCGLALEALGRAREEIDAINVYPVADGDTGTNLYLTAESAAAAVEAVFTAYDESGRPSLADAARAMAHGALIGARGNSGTILAQLLRGMAQVLADDSEASHTDGTGLRLALRRAADSAREAVAHPVEGTVLSVASAAADAAEGSEGDCGAVARAAYEGARAALAVTPGQLAVLERAGVVDAGGRGLVAVLGALVETFTGEAPRVVAAASAAHARVDGVSDPAAMAAADECADAPAEAGGPAFEVIYLLEAEDAAVARLRTRLDALGDSLVVVGGDGLWNVHVHVDDAGAAVEAGVEAGRPYRIRITHFGLGDVHTRGGERPPRERVQRAVVAVVPGEGLAGLYTEAGATTVLARPGEPPASGEIVEAVRRAHAREVVLLPNDADLRHTAAAAAEQARTEGIRVALIPTRSAVQGIAALAVHEPGRRFDEDVVSMTSAAGATRYAEVAVAERQSWTLAGICEAGDVLGLIEGDVAVIGSDVTSAAETVLDRMLSAGGELVTLVLGDDAPDSIADHLEARVREAYLAVDTVVYRGGRQGALLLIGVE is encoded by the coding sequence GTGGCGCAGGTGCCGCAGACATTCTTCGATGCTCTCGCGGTGCGCACCTGGTGCGGTCTCGCGCTGGAGGCGCTCGGGCGGGCGCGCGAGGAGATCGACGCGATCAATGTCTATCCGGTGGCCGACGGCGACACCGGCACCAACCTGTATCTGACCGCGGAGTCCGCCGCGGCGGCCGTCGAGGCCGTCTTCACCGCCTACGACGAGAGCGGTAGGCCCTCGCTGGCCGACGCGGCCCGCGCGATGGCGCACGGCGCCCTCATAGGCGCCCGCGGGAACTCCGGGACGATCCTCGCCCAGCTGTTGCGCGGCATGGCCCAGGTCCTCGCCGACGACAGTGAGGCGTCTCACACCGACGGGACCGGTCTCCGCCTCGCCCTGCGGCGCGCGGCCGACTCGGCGCGCGAGGCCGTGGCCCACCCGGTGGAGGGCACGGTCCTGTCCGTCGCCTCGGCCGCGGCCGACGCCGCCGAGGGGAGCGAGGGCGACTGCGGGGCGGTCGCGCGGGCCGCCTACGAAGGGGCCCGGGCGGCGCTCGCGGTGACCCCGGGGCAGCTGGCGGTCCTGGAGCGGGCCGGGGTGGTCGACGCGGGCGGCCGGGGGCTGGTGGCGGTGCTCGGGGCGCTGGTGGAGACGTTCACCGGGGAGGCGCCCCGAGTGGTGGCGGCCGCTTCCGCCGCGCACGCGCGCGTGGACGGCGTTTCCGACCCTGCGGCCATGGCGGCCGCGGACGAGTGCGCGGACGCGCCCGCGGAAGCCGGCGGACCCGCCTTCGAGGTGATCTACCTCCTGGAGGCGGAGGACGCGGCCGTGGCCCGGTTGAGGACCCGCCTCGACGCCCTGGGGGACTCGCTCGTCGTCGTCGGGGGCGACGGGCTGTGGAACGTCCATGTGCATGTCGACGACGCGGGCGCGGCCGTGGAGGCGGGCGTCGAGGCGGGGCGGCCGTACCGGATCCGGATCACCCACTTCGGGCTCGGTGACGTCCACACGCGCGGGGGTGAGCGGCCGCCCCGGGAGCGGGTGCAGCGGGCGGTCGTCGCCGTCGTGCCGGGCGAGGGGCTGGCCGGGCTCTACACGGAGGCCGGCGCCACCACCGTGCTCGCGCGCCCCGGGGAGCCGCCCGCGAGCGGAGAGATCGTCGAGGCCGTACGACGGGCCCACGCGCGCGAGGTCGTGCTGCTGCCCAACGACGCCGACCTGCGCCACACCGCGGCCGCCGCGGCCGAGCAGGCCCGCACCGAGGGCATCCGGGTCGCCCTGATCCCGACCCGCTCCGCGGTCCAGGGCATCGCCGCGCTCGCCGTGCACGAACCCGGACGCCGCTTCGACGAGGACGTCGTCTCGATGACCTCGGCCGCCGGCGCCACCCGCTACGCCGAGGTCGCCGTCGCCGAACGCCAGTCCTGGACCCTGGCCGGCATCTGTGAGGCGGGCGACGTCCTCGGCCTCATCGAAGGCGACGTGGCGGTGATCGGCTCCGACGTCACCTCCGCCGCCGAGACCGTCCTGGACCGCATGCTGTCGGCGGGCGGCGAGCTCGTGACCCTCGTCCTCGGCGACGACGCCCCCGACTCCATCGCCGACCACCTCGAAGCACGCGTGCGTGAGGCGTACCTCGCCGTCGACACGGTGGTGTACCGGGGCGGACGCCAGGGGGCGCTGCTCCTCATCGGGGTCGAGTAG
- a CDS encoding DivIVA domain-containing protein gives MDVQKKLDEIVAAVSGARSMPMSASCVVNRAELLAMLEEVRAALPDSLAQAQELIGDRESMVEQARQEAERIISGAHAERGSLISDTEVARRSQAEADRILSEARREAEEVRAEADDYVDSKLANFEVVLTKTLGSVGRGREKLLGTGPGLDEQGYEDEDAPERSHDPETLRRDADAYVDTKLGAFEAVLAKTLEAVGKGRAKLHGRIATDDLGALADDDSTVQHSSDADYLADLAALAEQDTAAAAAVPQQQQYDQQPAYGYQQQDTYGGGYGQQPAYAQQQDPYGYQQADPYAYQGYDPQQAAYDAGQAQQAQQQAQHAQQSYALDETSLFDTGMITPEQLRAYEQGRGQ, from the coding sequence GTGGACGTGCAGAAGAAGCTCGACGAGATCGTCGCCGCGGTCTCCGGCGCCCGGTCGATGCCCATGTCGGCCTCGTGCGTGGTCAACCGCGCCGAACTGCTCGCGATGCTGGAGGAGGTCCGGGCCGCGCTGCCGGACTCCCTCGCCCAGGCCCAGGAGTTGATCGGCGACCGCGAGTCGATGGTCGAGCAGGCCCGCCAGGAGGCCGAGCGGATCATCTCCGGCGCGCACGCCGAGCGCGGCTCCCTGATCTCCGACACCGAGGTCGCCCGCCGCTCCCAGGCCGAGGCGGACCGCATCCTGAGCGAGGCCCGCAGGGAGGCCGAGGAGGTCCGCGCCGAGGCCGACGACTACGTCGACTCCAAGCTCGCCAACTTCGAGGTCGTCCTCACCAAGACCCTCGGCTCGGTCGGCCGCGGCCGCGAGAAGCTGCTCGGCACCGGCCCGGGGCTGGACGAGCAGGGCTACGAGGACGAGGACGCCCCCGAGCGCAGCCACGACCCCGAGACCCTGCGCCGCGACGCCGACGCCTACGTCGACACCAAGCTCGGCGCCTTCGAGGCGGTCCTGGCCAAGACCCTGGAGGCCGTCGGCAAGGGCCGCGCCAAGCTGCACGGCCGGATCGCCACCGACGACCTCGGCGCCCTCGCCGACGACGACAGCACCGTCCAGCACTCCAGCGACGCCGACTACCTCGCCGACCTCGCGGCCCTGGCCGAACAGGACACCGCGGCCGCGGCGGCCGTACCGCAACAGCAGCAGTACGACCAGCAGCCCGCCTACGGCTACCAGCAGCAGGACACCTACGGCGGCGGCTACGGGCAGCAGCCGGCCTACGCCCAGCAGCAGGACCCCTACGGCTACCAGCAGGCCGACCCGTACGCGTACCAGGGCTACGACCCCCAGCAGGCCGCCTACGACGCCGGACAGGCGCAGCAGGCCCAGCAGCAGGCGCAGCACGCCCAGCAGTCGTACGCCCTCGACGAGACCAGCCTCTTCGACACCGGCATGATCACGCCGGAGCAGCTGAGGGCCTACGAGCAGGGTCGCGGCCAGTAG
- the recG gene encoding ATP-dependent DNA helicase RecG: protein MDLVPALEEPLKKVLGPPTAKVMAEHLGLHTVGDLLHHYPRRYEERGQLTHLADLPMDEHVTVVAMVADARLHTFASAKAPRGKGQRLEVTITDGNGRLQLVFFGNGVHKPHKELLPGTRALFAGKVSVFNRRLQLAHPAYELLRGDSEETVETWAGALIPLYPATAKLESWKIGKAIQTVLPSAQEAVDPLPDSLREGRGLVSLPEALLKIHRPHTKADIDDARTRLKWDEAFVLQVALARRRHADAQLPAVARRPKPDGLLSAFDDRLPFTLTEGQQKVSKEIFDDLATEHPMHRLLQGEVGSGKTMVALRAMLATVDAGGQAAMLAPTEVLAQQHHRSVVEMMGELAEGGMLGGAEHATKVVLLTGSMGTAARKQALLDLVTGEAGIVIGTHALIEDKVQFHDLGLVVVDEQHRFGVEQRDALRGKGKQPPHLLVMTATPIPRTVAMTVFGDLETSVLDQLPAGRSPIASHVVPAADKPHFLARAWERVREEVENGHQGYVVCPRIGDAIDEPADAKKARKSAEDEAEKRPPLAVLEVADQLTKGPLKGLRVEVLHGRMHPDDKDAVMRRFAAGETHVLVATTVIEVGVNVPNATAMVIMDADRFGVSQLHQLRGRVGRGSAAGLCLLVTEMPEASAARQRLNAVASTLDGFELSRIDLEQRREGDVLGQAQSGARTSLKVLAVIEDEEVIAEAREEAVAVVEADPELKNLPGLRTALDALLDDEREQYLEKG, encoded by the coding sequence ATGGATCTCGTGCCCGCACTCGAAGAACCACTGAAAAAGGTGCTCGGCCCACCCACCGCGAAGGTGATGGCCGAGCACCTCGGCCTGCACACCGTCGGCGACCTCCTGCACCACTACCCGCGCAGATACGAGGAGCGGGGCCAGCTCACGCACCTGGCCGACCTCCCCATGGACGAGCACGTCACCGTGGTGGCGATGGTCGCCGACGCCCGCCTGCACACCTTCGCCTCCGCCAAGGCCCCGCGAGGCAAGGGCCAGCGCCTCGAAGTGACCATCACGGACGGCAACGGCCGCCTCCAACTCGTCTTCTTCGGCAACGGCGTCCACAAGCCTCACAAGGAGCTCCTGCCGGGCACCCGCGCGTTGTTCGCGGGCAAGGTCTCCGTCTTCAACCGCCGGCTCCAACTGGCGCATCCGGCGTACGAGTTGCTGCGCGGTGACTCGGAAGAAACCGTCGAGACCTGGGCCGGCGCCCTCATCCCGCTCTACCCCGCCACGGCCAAGCTGGAGTCCTGGAAGATCGGCAAGGCCATCCAGACGGTCCTGCCCAGCGCCCAGGAGGCGGTCGACCCCCTCCCGGACTCCCTCCGGGAAGGCCGCGGCCTGGTCTCCCTCCCCGAAGCCCTCCTCAAGATCCACCGCCCGCACACCAAGGCCGACATCGACGACGCCCGCACCCGCCTCAAATGGGACGAGGCCTTCGTCCTCCAGGTCGCCCTGGCCCGCCGCCGCCACGCCGACGCCCAGCTCCCGGCGGTGGCCCGCCGCCCCAAGCCGGACGGCCTCCTGTCGGCCTTCGACGACCGCCTCCCCTTCACCCTCACGGAGGGCCAGCAGAAGGTCTCCAAGGAGATCTTCGACGACCTGGCCACCGAGCATCCGATGCACCGGCTCCTGCAAGGAGAGGTCGGTTCGGGCAAGACGATGGTGGCCCTGCGCGCCATGCTCGCCACCGTCGACGCGGGCGGTCAGGCCGCCATGCTCGCGCCCACCGAGGTCCTCGCCCAGCAGCACCACCGCTCGGTCGTCGAGATGATGGGCGAGCTGGCCGAGGGCGGGATGCTGGGCGGGGCCGAGCACGCCACCAAGGTAGTGCTGCTGACCGGCTCCATGGGAACGGCCGCGCGGAAACAGGCACTGCTCGACCTCGTCACCGGCGAGGCCGGCATCGTCATCGGCACGCACGCGCTGATCGAGGACAAGGTCCAGTTCCACGACCTCGGCCTGGTCGTCGTCGACGAACAGCACCGCTTCGGCGTCGAGCAGCGCGACGCCCTGCGCGGCAAGGGCAAACAGCCCCCGCACCTCCTCGTGATGACGGCCACGCCCATCCCTCGCACGGTCGCGATGACGGTCTTCGGCGACCTGGAGACCTCGGTCCTCGACCAGCTCCCGGCCGGCCGCTCCCCGATCGCCAGCCATGTCGTCCCGGCCGCCGACAAGCCCCACTTCCTGGCCCGCGCCTGGGAACGGGTGCGCGAGGAGGTGGAGAACGGCCATCAGGGGTACGTGGTCTGCCCCCGCATCGGGGACGCAATCGACGAACCCGCTGACGCGAAGAAGGCCCGCAAGTCCGCCGAGGACGAGGCCGAGAAGCGCCCGCCGCTGGCCGTCCTGGAGGTCGCCGACCAGCTCACCAAGGGCCCGCTGAAGGGCCTGCGGGTCGAGGTGCTGCACGGCCGTATGCATCCCGACGACAAGGACGCGGTCATGCGCCGCTTCGCCGCCGGCGAGACCCATGTCCTGGTCGCCACCACGGTCATCGAGGTCGGCGTCAACGTCCCCAACGCCACCGCCATGGTGATCATGGACGCCGACCGCTTCGGCGTCTCCCAGCTCCACCAGCTCCGCGGCCGGGTGGGCCGAGGCTCCGCGGCGGGCCTCTGTCTCCTGGTCACGGAGATGCCGGAGGCCAGCGCCGCCCGCCAGCGGCTGAACGCGGTGGCGTCGACGCTGGACGGCTTCGAGCTCTCCCGCATCGACCTGGAGCAGCGCCGCGAGGGCGACGTCCTCGGCCAGGCCCAGTCGGGGGCCCGCACCTCCCTGAAGGTCCTCGCCGTCATCGAGGACGAGGAGGTCATCGCGGAGGCGAGGGAGGAAGCGGTGGCCGTGGTGGAGGCGGACCCGGAGCTCAAGAACCTCCCGGGCCTGCGCACGGCTCTGGACGCCCTCTTGGACGACGAGAGGGAGCAGTACTTGGAGAAGGGCTGA
- a CDS encoding HSP90 family protein has product MDSQTSPSSQASPSHTFQVDLRGLVDLLSHHLYSSPKVYLRELLQNAVDAVTARRAEQPGAPAKVRLYTAGGTLRVEDSGVGLTETDVHELLATIGRSSKRADGIQEARSEFLGQFGIGLLACFVVAERIRVVSRSARTPDAAPVEWTASEDGSYTVRTLAPEARPEPGTTVHLTARAGAGEWLAPERVLALARDFGALLPYDVRVDGEAVTDLPAPWDRSYPSPAGRRVALARHCHDLFGFTPLDSIELNVPLAGVRGVAYVLPSAVSPAQRATHRVHLKGMLLTERAEQLLPDWAFFVRCVLDTDSLRPTASREALYEDETLAAVREALGERIRSWLTGLAAGDPERLAAFLSVHHLGVKSLARHDAEMLRTMLPWLPFETTDGHLSLEEFARRHPVVHFTRTVEEFRQVAPIASAQGIGVVNGGYTYDSDLVQALPSVRPGTVVAELDADTVTAHLDAVDPAEELALADFLAAARATLDPLGCDVVLRAFHPLTVPALHLDDRAARHEQARADAEAQADDLWAGILGSLRGTAPRARLVLNHLNPLIRRISSLRGPELIGTATESLYGQALLMAQRPLRPADSALLNRAFIGLLEWATNGEEGH; this is encoded by the coding sequence ATGGACTCCCAGACCTCACCGTCATCCCAGGCTTCTCCGTCCCACACGTTCCAGGTCGACCTGCGTGGTCTGGTGGACCTGCTCTCCCATCACCTCTACTCCAGTCCGAAGGTCTACCTGCGCGAGTTGCTGCAGAACGCCGTGGACGCCGTCACCGCCCGGCGGGCCGAACAGCCGGGCGCCCCGGCGAAGGTGCGGCTGTACACGGCGGGCGGCACCCTGCGGGTCGAGGACTCCGGCGTGGGTCTCACCGAGACGGACGTGCACGAACTGCTGGCCACCATCGGCCGCAGCTCGAAGCGGGCCGACGGGATCCAGGAGGCGCGGTCCGAGTTCCTCGGGCAGTTCGGCATCGGGCTGCTCGCCTGTTTCGTGGTGGCCGAGCGGATCCGGGTGGTCAGCCGCAGCGCCCGTACGCCGGACGCGGCGCCGGTGGAGTGGACGGCGAGCGAGGACGGTTCGTACACCGTGCGGACGCTGGCGCCGGAGGCCCGGCCCGAGCCCGGCACCACCGTGCACCTGACGGCCCGGGCGGGGGCCGGGGAGTGGCTGGCCCCGGAGCGGGTGCTGGCGCTGGCGCGGGACTTCGGCGCGCTGCTGCCGTACGACGTACGGGTGGACGGCGAGGCGGTCACCGACCTGCCGGCGCCCTGGGACCGGTCCTACCCCTCCCCCGCGGGCCGAAGGGTGGCCCTGGCGCGGCACTGCCATGACCTGTTCGGGTTCACTCCGCTGGACTCGATCGAGCTGAACGTGCCGCTCGCGGGCGTCCGCGGGGTGGCGTACGTCCTGCCGTCGGCGGTGAGTCCGGCGCAGCGGGCGACGCATCGCGTCCACCTCAAGGGGATGCTGCTGACCGAGCGGGCCGAACAGCTGCTGCCGGACTGGGCGTTCTTCGTGCGGTGCGTGCTCGACACGGACAGTCTGCGGCCCACCGCGTCGCGGGAGGCGCTGTACGAGGACGAGACGCTGGCCGCCGTACGGGAGGCGCTCGGGGAAAGGATTCGGTCCTGGCTGACGGGGCTCGCGGCGGGCGATCCGGAACGGCTGGCGGCGTTCTTGTCGGTGCACCACCTGGGCGTGAAGTCGCTGGCGCGGCACGACGCGGAGATGCTGCGCACGATGCTGCCGTGGCTGCCCTTCGAGACGACCGACGGGCACCTGTCCCTGGAGGAGTTCGCGCGGCGGCACCCGGTCGTGCACTTCACCCGGACCGTCGAGGAGTTCCGGCAGGTCGCGCCGATCGCGTCCGCGCAGGGCATCGGGGTGGTCAACGGCGGTTACACGTACGACAGCGACCTGGTCCAGGCGCTGCCGTCGGTGCGGCCGGGGACGGTGGTGGCGGAGCTGGACGCGGACACCGTGACCGCGCATCTGGACGCCGTCGACCCGGCGGAGGAGCTGGCGCTGGCCGACTTCCTGGCCGCCGCCCGGGCCACGCTCGACCCGCTGGGCTGTGACGTCGTCCTGCGCGCCTTCCACCCGCTCACCGTGCCCGCCCTGCACCTGGACGACCGCGCCGCCCGCCACGAGCAGGCCCGCGCCGACGCCGAGGCGCAGGCGGACGACCTGTGGGCGGGCATCCTGGGCTCGCTGCGCGGCACCGCCCCCCGCGCGCGGCTGGTGCTCAACCACCTCAACCCGCTGATCCGGCGGATCAGTTCGCTGCGCGGGCCGGAACTGATCGGCACCGCCACGGAGTCCCTGTACGGGCAGGCGCTGCTGATGGCACAGCGGCCGCTCAGGCCCGCGGACTCGGCGCTGCTGAACCGGGCCTTCATCGGACTGCTGGAGTGGGCGACGAACGGCGAGGAGGGGCACTGA